GCGACATCCGCTCACGCCTCCCCGGTATCGCCTGCCTCATGCTCACGGCGTACGACGACGACGCGGCGGTGGGCGCGGCGGTCCTGGCAGGCGCCTCCGGGTACGTCTTGAAGGACATCGCGGGCAGTCAGCTCATCGGCGCGATCCGTGCGGTCGCGACGGGCAGGTCGCTCCTCGACTCCGCTGTCGCCCGTCGCGCGAGCGAGCGCATCCGCCAGAACGTCGACGACGACGATCCCCGCTTGGGGTCGCTCGGCCTCCGCGAACGACAGATCCTCCGCCTCATCGCCGACGGGCTCACGAATCGGCAGATCGGCGAGCGGCTGGGGATCGCGGAGAAGACCGTCAAGAACTACGTCTCGTCGCTGCTGAGCAAGCTGGGTCTCGAACGTCGCACGCAGGCCGCCATCTTCCAGGTCGAGCATCCCGGTCACTGAGCGCGCGTCACCTCTCGCGCGAGGCGCTCGGTACGACGACGATGGGGCATTCCGCGCGCCAGAGCACGTCGTGCGCCACCGAGCCCCACAGGCTTCCCGCCACGACACCCCGACGGTGGGTGCCGATGACGAGCATCGACGACTCCGGCGCGTACCGCAGCAGCGCCGTCGAGGCGCCCTCCCGATGCAGCTCCGCACAGACATCGAGTGCAGGATGCCGCAGCGACGCTGCCCGAGTCGCGGCATCCAGAGTCATCCTGTGCCCTTCGACGACCGCCTCGGGGCTCGCCATCCGCGCGGTCGCACCTGTGAACGTCGGGGTCGGCATGAGCCAGGCGTGTACGAGCCGCAGCGATCTGTCGGACTGGAACGCC
This genomic stretch from Microbacterium sp. SLBN-146 harbors:
- a CDS encoding response regulator transcription factor, whose protein sequence is MTTVFLVDDHEIVRRGLSDLIGSQPDLEVVGEAATVRQAFGRIEATRPEVAVLDVRLPDGSGIDLCRDIRSRLPGIACLMLTAYDDDAAVGAAVLAGASGYVLKDIAGSQLIGAIRAVATGRSLLDSAVARRASERIRQNVDDDDPRLGSLGLRERQILRLIADGLTNRQIGERLGIAEKTVKNYVSSLLSKLGLERRTQAAIFQVEHPGH